The DNA window TAGCAAATTGAAAAAAGCAGAATTAGAGGAATTAATCAATAAAGTTAATTCTGAAAAGAAAGAATTATCAAAAGAGGATTTAAAAGAAATAGTTCCTCCAATAGTAAAGATATTCTCTTACGAAAATCAAGAGAAATGGCATGAATTAAGAGGAATAGGAGTAGGTGGATCTGATATTGGAGCTATCTTAGGAGTAAATAAATATAAGTCAGCTATTGATGTCTATATTGATAAAACAGAAGGCAATAAGAACATAGGAAATAGATTTACTCACTTTGGACATAAACTTGAAAAGATAGTATTTGAAGAGTTTCAAGAAAGACATAAAAATATGAAATGTTATACAGTTCCATACACTATCCAAAGAGGAGTGTGTGTGGCCAATGTAGATGGAATGATCTATGATCCTGGAAAAGATAGATATGGAATATTGGAATTAAAAACTACATCAGCATATAACAAAGACGAATGGACAGGAGATACAGTTCCTCAAAGCTACTATGCTCAAGTACAACACTATCTATTTGTTACAGGGTTATCATATGCATACATAGCTTGTCTAGTAGGTGGAAATGATTATAAGGAGTTCTACATTGAGAGAAGTCTTGAGGACATTGATTATTTACAAGAAAAAGCAACAGATTTTTGGAAAAATCATGTAGAGAAAAGAGTTCCTCCAATGTTAGATGGGTCAGATTCTTATTCAAAATATTTACTTGAAAGAGCTGACAAAGATAATAAGGAAGTTGTAGAACTTAATGAACTAAATACTAAAGCTGAAGAGATAAAAGTCTTAGAAGAGCAAATGAAGAGCTTAGAGCAACAAATAAAATTAAAAAAACAAGAGATAATATTAGAGCTAAATAACAATCATTGTAATAAAGCTATTAGTACTGATTATAAGTTCACTATATCAGTTCAAGCTAGAAGTTCAGTAGATAAAGAACTTATGGAGAAAGAAAATCCAGAGCTGGTAGCACAATATAAGGAAGTTGAAAAAAGATACTCTGTATCTAAAGAAATTAAATTTATAAAAATAGGTAAAAATACTAAAAAAAATAAAGAGGTAGCATAGAAATGTGGAAGTGCAAAGAATGTGGGTGCACAACTTTTAAAAAAACAATTATAACAACAACAGAGGTGCTTGTTACATTTGATGAAGATGGTGAAGAGGAAGAAAAAGAAGTGGATCAATCAAATGAATGTTATCTTGAGTGTAAAAACTGTGGAAAATCATCAAGTATATTTAATTTTATAGAAGATATAGCAGAGTGGGAGGAATAATGAAATCAATAATAGTAAAACTAGGCTATGTATCAGATGAAAATAACAAAGTAGGACATGATTTTAGATTGATAGAAGCTGATAAAAATGAAGTTTTATTAGAAGAAATAAACTCTGATTTTATATTAAGGATTGATAAAATCAGAAATCTTTGGATAAGAGAAGGAGTTATTAAAATAACTACTAAAAATACAACTTATATTTTGGAAATATTATAGGAGGAATAATTAAAATGGCAGAAGTAAAAAAAGCAACAAATTCATTAGCAAAAGGAAGTAGTGGAGCAGTAACAGAGAAAAAACCAAGCAAGACAATATTTGACATAATAAAGGCTGGAGAGAAGCAGTTTGCTGCTGCTCTTCCAAAACATCTTAATAGTGAGAGATTTACAAGGATAGCTATTACAACTATAAGACAAAACCCTAAACTAGCTGAATGTAGTGCAGAGAGCCTATTAGGTAGCTTAATGACAATAGCACAATTAGGATTAGAGCCTGGAGTACTTGGACAATGTTATTTGATCCCTTTTAACAATAAAAAATTAGGAACAATAGAGTGTCAATTCCAACTTGGATATAAAGGAATGATAGAGTTACTTAGAAGGACAGGACAATTAAGTGATATTTATGCATATACAGTGTATTCAAATGATGAGTTTGATATAGAGTATGGATTAGATAGAACTTTGAAACATAAACCAGCTTTTACTAATTCAGATGGAAGAGGAGAAATAGTTGGATTCTATTCGGTAGCAATTTTAAAAGATGGAACTAGAGCTTTTGAGTATATGACTAAAAGAGAAGTAATAGAGCATGAAGAGAAGTATAGAAAAGGAAACTTTAAAAATGATATTTGGAATAAAAACTTTGAGGAAATGTCACTAAAAACAGTTACTAAAAAAATGTTAAAATGGTTGCCAATCTCAGTTGAAATGATAGAAAATCTTAGAAAAGATGAGCAACTTCACAAATTAGATGAGAAAACTAATGAAGTTAACTCTGAATATATTGATGATAGTATTATTCAATATGATGAAGATGGAGTAATTGTTGAAGATAAACCTACAACAGAGGAAATGCAACTACTAATGCAAATAGCACAATCAAATAATTTTGATGTAGTAAAAAAGGCTAAAGAACTTTATGGAATAAGTAATTTAGATGATATGAGTATGGAACAGTACAACGAGCTAAAAGAAAAAGCAATTGAGGGATAGGAGGAAAATTAATGGGATATTGGAAATGTAAAATTTGTGGTTGTACAGATTTTTTAGTGGATGAAACATAGAAAAAACTAAAAAATATGTTAAATTTGATGAAAATGGATATATAGAAGATTATGATTATATTAATGAGAAAAAAATGACAACAGAACGTTGTATATATTGTCAGAACTGTATGAATACAGGAGATGTATTTAATAAGTTAGAGAGTATAGCAGAGTGGGAGGAATAAATGAGAGCATTTAATGCTAGAAAAACTTATAGAGAACATTATTTATTTAAACACAAATTTAGAAAACTATCTTTAATTAATAAAGATGGTGGAATTGGAGTATTTAAAGTTAGAAAACTTGAAGATACAAATTATAAAATATTTGGTAATATTTTTGCTATGAGATATTGCTTTAAAGAAATAAAAAAAATACTAATTGGCTCAAGAGATGGTTTGTCAATTACAGAATTTATAAAACGATTTGAAAAAGCTCATAATATAAAAATAAAAGATATAGGCTTAACTAGAAAAGATTTTTCTAAAAATGATATAGAAAAAATATTCAATGCACTTAAAATTAATAAAGTGTCAAAAGTTAGAGAAGATAAATAATAGGTATGCGATTGTAATATAGAAGAGGAGTAGATCCTCTTCTCCTTGCTGGAGGGATTATGGAAGTATTATTGAAAAAAGAACTAGGAATACAAATTATAAATGGAGAGGAATTTAAAAATGTTTCCAAGTTTGCTTTTTGGTCTTTAGGAGTTGCATATGAAGCCTATAAAAGACTGAATGATAAAGACTATAAAATACTATTGAGAAAATCAACGAAATGGGAAGAGATAACTTTTAATGAACTTGAAATTAGATCAGAAAAAATCAGAAAACGTTTAGGCACTAAAATTAAAAGAAAAAAAATCCAATAATAAAAGAGGTGGAAAATGGTAACAGTAAGTGAGCTAATTGAAATGTTAGCAAATATAGATGGTAATAAGGAAGTAAAAATTGTATTCGCTTCTTTAGATGAAGAGAATACTGTATTTAATGGAAGAGTTGATTATACTGATGAAGAT is part of the Fusobacterium sp. SYSU M8D902 genome and encodes:
- a CDS encoding lambda-exonuclease family protein, encoding MTVVELKAKAKELGLKGYSKLKKAELEELINKVNSEKKELSKEDLKEIVPPIVKIFSYENQEKWHELRGIGVGGSDIGAILGVNKYKSAIDVYIDKTEGNKNIGNRFTHFGHKLEKIVFEEFQERHKNMKCYTVPYTIQRGVCVANVDGMIYDPGKDRYGILELKTTSAYNKDEWTGDTVPQSYYAQVQHYLFVTGLSYAYIACLVGGNDYKEFYIERSLEDIDYLQEKATDFWKNHVEKRVPPMLDGSDSYSKYLLERADKDNKEVVELNELNTKAEEIKVLEEQMKSLEQQIKLKKQEIILELNNNHCNKAISTDYKFTISVQARSSVDKELMEKENPELVAQYKEVEKRYSVSKEIKFIKIGKNTKKNKEVA
- a CDS encoding recombinase RecT; this encodes MAEVKKATNSLAKGSSGAVTEKKPSKTIFDIIKAGEKQFAAALPKHLNSERFTRIAITTIRQNPKLAECSAESLLGSLMTIAQLGLEPGVLGQCYLIPFNNKKLGTIECQFQLGYKGMIELLRRTGQLSDIYAYTVYSNDEFDIEYGLDRTLKHKPAFTNSDGRGEIVGFYSVAILKDGTRAFEYMTKREVIEHEEKYRKGNFKNDIWNKNFEEMSLKTVTKKMLKWLPISVEMIENLRKDEQLHKLDEKTNEVNSEYIDDSIIQYDEDGVIVEDKPTTEEMQLLMQIAQSNNFDVVKKAKELYGISNLDDMSMEQYNELKEKAIEG